Proteins encoded in a region of the Acidobacteriota bacterium genome:
- a CDS encoding UvrD-helicase domain-containing protein — protein sequence MVALDSLNPSQRAAVEHTQGALLILAGAGSGKTRVITVRIAHLVANGHAAPDEVLAVTFTNKAAEEMRNRVEELLGADCRHVWLSTFHALCARLLRREAPAIGLTRDFVIYDSSDQLAVVKQALRAADIDDKMLTPRAALSRISQAKNRLETPTDMKSSGWSLRDQQVSKVYEYYLRVLGEAGALDFDDLLLKTVELMETSERVRDFYSRKFRYILIDEYQDTNRPQYMLIKRLAEHHRNLCVVGDPDQSIYKWRGADLRNILDFEQDFPEATVVKLEQNYRSTQVILDAASAVISVNRNRKEKRLWTDRKGGELIVYVRAGDEIEEADYITSAIRETRLVDIKTMTAILYRTNAQSRAIEDALMREGIAYKIIGGVRFYERKEIKDVLAYLRLVMNPHDDVSFRRVVNVPTRGIGKTVIEALEAIDLNQSEHLTTPLFATGLQPVTSSRSMWARLIVALDQRQAPPRAVAALKGFRDLLVSLAADCASSSVSISLGLVLDRSGYLKDLRDERSEDAESRIENLMELVSAAREYETRESDASLGGFVDRLSLLSEADEAQGSNDARVWMMTMHAAKGLEFPVVIVAGMEEGLFPHSRSAEDEDEVEEERRLCYVGLTRARERLILTGASRRRVFGDYQSTEPSRFLDEIPPELMRRVEPKAAPAWNTGRYETRNPYARRYSGPKVKEAAAFPSYEDEDQSSATGLKLGLRVRHKQFGVGTILAVEEQGDDTRVTVRFNAVGTKKLVARYAALEKA from the coding sequence ATGGTTGCACTCGATTCACTGAACCCCTCTCAACGCGCCGCGGTGGAACACACGCAAGGCGCGTTGCTGATTCTGGCAGGCGCAGGCTCCGGTAAGACCCGAGTCATCACGGTCCGAATCGCGCATCTGGTGGCCAACGGTCACGCCGCGCCCGACGAAGTTCTGGCTGTCACCTTCACGAACAAGGCCGCGGAAGAAATGCGCAACCGGGTTGAAGAACTCCTGGGTGCGGATTGCCGGCACGTGTGGCTCTCCACGTTTCACGCGCTCTGCGCCCGACTCTTGCGGCGCGAAGCGCCTGCGATCGGGCTGACGCGTGATTTCGTCATCTATGACTCATCGGATCAGCTCGCAGTAGTCAAACAGGCGCTGCGGGCCGCCGACATCGACGACAAGATGCTGACGCCACGAGCGGCGTTGTCGCGCATCAGCCAGGCCAAAAACAGGCTGGAAACCCCGACGGACATGAAGTCGAGCGGTTGGAGTCTTCGCGACCAACAGGTCTCAAAGGTCTACGAATATTACCTGCGCGTGCTCGGCGAGGCCGGCGCGCTCGATTTTGACGACCTCCTGCTTAAAACCGTCGAGTTGATGGAAACCAGCGAACGGGTGCGCGACTTCTACTCGCGCAAGTTCCGCTACATCCTCATCGACGAATACCAGGATACCAACCGCCCGCAATACATGCTCATCAAGCGGTTGGCCGAACATCACCGCAACCTGTGCGTGGTGGGCGACCCTGACCAGTCCATCTACAAATGGCGCGGAGCCGACCTGCGCAACATCCTCGACTTCGAGCAGGACTTCCCCGAAGCCACCGTCGTCAAACTCGAGCAAAATTACCGATCCACGCAGGTCATTCTCGACGCCGCGTCGGCCGTCATCAGCGTCAACCGCAACCGCAAGGAAAAGCGCCTCTGGACCGACCGTAAAGGCGGTGAGCTCATCGTGTACGTGAGGGCCGGCGACGAAATCGAGGAGGCCGACTACATCACCAGCGCCATCCGCGAAACACGCCTGGTCGACATTAAGACCATGACGGCGATTCTGTATCGCACGAATGCGCAGTCACGAGCCATTGAAGACGCGTTGATGCGCGAAGGCATCGCTTACAAGATCATCGGCGGCGTCCGCTTCTACGAGCGCAAGGAAATCAAGGACGTGCTCGCCTACCTGCGCCTTGTCATGAATCCACATGACGATGTGAGTTTCAGGCGAGTAGTGAATGTGCCGACCCGGGGTATTGGCAAGACGGTGATCGAGGCCCTTGAGGCGATTGACCTCAACCAGTCTGAACACCTGACCACTCCCCTGTTCGCCACAGGGCTGCAGCCGGTCACCTCATCACGCTCGATGTGGGCGAGGTTGATCGTCGCCCTCGACCAGCGGCAGGCACCACCGCGCGCCGTGGCCGCGCTCAAGGGCTTCAGGGACCTGCTCGTCTCCCTGGCGGCCGATTGCGCAAGTTCCAGCGTGTCCATTTCCCTGGGGCTCGTCCTGGACCGATCGGGCTACCTGAAGGACCTGCGCGACGAACGGAGCGAAGACGCCGAGTCGCGTATCGAAAACCTGATGGAACTGGTGTCGGCGGCCCGCGAGTACGAGACGCGGGAGTCTGATGCGTCGCTGGGCGGGTTCGTGGACCGTCTGTCATTGCTGTCTGAGGCCGATGAGGCCCAGGGCTCGAACGACGCTCGCGTGTGGATGATGACCATGCATGCGGCCAAGGGGCTGGAGTTCCCCGTGGTCATCGTGGCCGGCATGGAAGAGGGGCTGTTTCCGCACTCGCGTTCGGCTGAAGACGAGGACGAAGTGGAAGAGGAACGTCGCCTCTGCTACGTCGGCCTCACGAGAGCCCGCGAGCGCCTGATTCTGACGGGCGCCTCCAGGCGCCGGGTGTTTGGCGACTACCAGTCCACTGAACCGTCGCGGTTCCTTGATGAGATTCCGCCGGAATTGATGCGCCGGGTTGAGCCCAAGGCGGCACCGGCTTGGAATACCGGGCGGTATGAGACAAGGAACCCGTACGCACGGCGCTACAGCGGGCCGAAGGTGAAGGAAGCTGCGGCCTTCCCGTCGTACGAAGATGAGGATCAGTCGTCGGCCACCGGCCTCAAACTCGGTCTGCGCGTGCGCCACAAGCAGTTTGGCGTCGGCACCATCCTCGCGGTGGAGGAGCAGGGCGACGACACCCGCGTGACCGTCAGGTTCAACGCGGTGGGCACCAAAAAGCTCGTCGCCCGCTACGCTGCGCTGGAAAAGGCGTAG
- the glmS gene encoding glutamine--fructose-6-phosphate transaminase (isomerizing) — protein MCGIVGYVGAKPPLPILVEGLRKLEYRGYDSAGVAIVRDGCMEVRRSAGKLSRLEDVLAAHPIQGDYGIGHTRWATHGRPTEENAHPHRDCSGRIVVVHNGIIENYLELKRSLVAQGHTFVTETDTEVVAHLIERETRDDGFVAAVRRALGQLRGLFALVLISADAPDTIVAVRNGPPVIVGLGEDEYFVASDVTAILSHTRQVVFLDDFQMVVVTKAGAAFSTFDGVPVAREAQTINWDPAMAEKAGYAHFMLKEIHDQPWAVRETVLGRASVESNRVFLDEIHIDADALRTIDRVVMLACGTSWHAALVGKFLIEDLARLPVEVDYGSEYRYRDPIVNSRTLAIVITQSGETADTLAALREAKQKGARSIAICNVVGCMVTREAEGTVYTHAGPEIGVASTKAFTSQLVALQMLAVHLAQVRGLLADERARQLLQGLDQLPVQIEETLKSNGVIEALADRLCHKRDFLYLGRGINYPIALEGALKLKEISYIHAEGYPAGEMKHGPIALIDEDLPIVALAPDDHVFEKMVGNIQEAKARGGQVIVVTNVSHARAFDEILDPVTDVVLTVPDADPLLMPILLTVPLQLLAYHIAVRRGCDVDQPRNLAKSVTVE, from the coding sequence ATGTGCGGCATTGTCGGATACGTCGGCGCGAAACCTCCGCTGCCGATTCTCGTTGAGGGTCTGCGTAAGCTCGAATACCGAGGCTACGACTCTGCCGGTGTCGCCATCGTGCGCGATGGCTGCATGGAAGTGCGTCGCAGCGCGGGAAAACTGTCTCGCCTCGAGGACGTGCTGGCCGCCCACCCGATCCAGGGCGACTACGGCATCGGCCATACGCGGTGGGCCACCCACGGCCGGCCGACTGAAGAGAATGCCCATCCCCACCGTGACTGCTCCGGGCGCATCGTGGTGGTCCACAACGGCATCATCGAAAACTACCTCGAACTCAAGCGCTCGCTGGTGGCCCAGGGCCACACGTTCGTCACCGAAACCGACACTGAGGTGGTGGCGCATCTGATCGAACGGGAAACGCGCGATGACGGCTTCGTTGCCGCTGTGCGCCGTGCGTTGGGCCAACTGAGGGGCCTCTTCGCGCTGGTGCTGATTTCGGCCGACGCGCCCGACACCATCGTGGCGGTGCGCAATGGCCCGCCTGTGATTGTTGGTCTGGGCGAGGATGAATACTTCGTGGCATCGGATGTCACGGCCATCCTGAGCCACACGCGGCAGGTGGTCTTTCTCGACGACTTCCAGATGGTGGTGGTGACCAAAGCCGGCGCGGCGTTCTCAACGTTTGACGGCGTCCCGGTGGCGCGCGAGGCCCAGACCATCAACTGGGACCCCGCGATGGCTGAAAAGGCCGGCTACGCGCATTTCATGCTCAAGGAGATCCACGATCAGCCATGGGCAGTGCGCGAGACGGTGCTTGGCCGCGCATCAGTCGAATCCAACCGCGTCTTCCTCGACGAAATACACATCGACGCCGATGCACTCCGCACGATCGACCGCGTGGTGATGCTGGCGTGCGGCACGTCCTGGCACGCAGCGCTGGTGGGCAAGTTCCTGATTGAGGATCTCGCGCGCCTGCCTGTGGAAGTGGACTATGGCTCCGAATACCGCTATCGCGATCCCATCGTAAACTCCCGGACTCTCGCCATCGTCATCACGCAGTCTGGCGAGACGGCCGACACGCTGGCGGCTCTTCGCGAGGCCAAACAGAAGGGCGCGCGGAGCATCGCGATCTGCAATGTCGTGGGCTGCATGGTGACACGCGAGGCGGAAGGCACCGTCTACACACACGCGGGTCCTGAAATCGGCGTGGCGTCCACCAAGGCGTTTACGTCGCAGCTTGTGGCTCTGCAGATGCTGGCGGTGCACCTTGCCCAGGTGCGGGGCCTGCTTGCCGACGAGCGCGCGCGACAGTTATTGCAGGGTCTGGACCAGTTACCGGTGCAGATCGAAGAAACGCTCAAGTCCAACGGTGTGATTGAGGCGCTGGCCGATCGCCTGTGCCATAAACGCGACTTTCTCTACCTGGGGCGGGGGATCAACTACCCCATCGCGCTCGAAGGCGCGCTGAAGCTCAAGGAAATTTCGTACATCCACGCGGAAGGGTATCCGGCCGGAGAGATGAAACACGGCCCCATCGCGCTGATTGATGAAGACCTGCCGATTGTGGCGCTGGCGCCTGACGACCACGTCTTCGAAAAGATGGTGGGCAACATCCAGGAAGCCAAGGCCCGGGGCGGACAGGTGATCGTGGTCACCAACGTCTCACACGCGCGCGCGTTTGATGAAATTCTCGACCCGGTGACCGACGTGGTGCTCACGGTGCCTGACGCCGATCCGCTCTTGATGCCGATTCTGCTGACTGTGCCGTTGCAGCTCCTGGCGTACCACATCGCGGTGCGGCGCGGATGCGACGTCGATCAACCGAGAAACCTCGCCAAAAGCGTCACTGTCGAATGA
- the rsmI gene encoding 16S rRNA (cytidine(1402)-2'-O)-methyltransferase, whose protein sequence is MAGTLYVVATPIGNLEDLTFRALRTLREVDLIAAEDTRRTSKLLAHYDVRKPLVSLHEHNENRESPHLIEKLQSGLSVALVSDAGTPTIADPGYHLVAAARAAGIAVVPIPGASAVAAALSISGQPADQFAFLGFPPSGGAARDRWFDRLASEPMTSVFYESPHRISRTLAEVADYVGERQIIVARELTKLNETLVIWQNMDRVREQGEFVVVVGPGQSVDQLDPDAAAVAEFIGQITKLVGLGEDAALKLAACHFEIPAAKVRKLLKKGRILAKRSSDNHEE, encoded by the coding sequence ATGGCCGGCACCCTTTATGTCGTCGCCACGCCCATCGGGAACCTCGAAGACCTGACGTTCCGGGCCCTCCGGACCCTTCGGGAGGTGGACCTGATCGCCGCCGAAGATACGCGGCGGACCTCCAAGCTGCTGGCCCACTACGACGTGCGGAAGCCCCTGGTCAGCCTGCACGAACACAACGAAAACCGGGAGTCACCGCACCTCATCGAGAAACTCCAGTCTGGCCTGTCGGTGGCTCTGGTCTCGGACGCGGGGACCCCGACCATCGCCGACCCCGGGTATCACCTGGTGGCGGCAGCGAGGGCGGCGGGAATCGCGGTGGTGCCCATCCCTGGGGCGAGTGCGGTAGCAGCGGCGCTTTCCATCTCAGGCCAGCCAGCCGACCAGTTCGCCTTCCTCGGATTCCCGCCATCGGGAGGCGCGGCGCGGGACCGGTGGTTCGACAGACTCGCCAGCGAGCCAATGACCTCCGTGTTCTACGAATCGCCGCACCGAATCTCCAGGACGCTGGCCGAAGTGGCTGATTATGTGGGCGAACGACAGATTATTGTCGCCAGGGAGCTGACCAAACTGAATGAGACATTGGTCATATGGCAAAATATGGACCGAGTCAGGGAGCAGGGCGAGTTCGTTGTGGTCGTTGGACCAGGCCAATCGGTTGATCAGCTAGACCCAGATGCCGCTGCGGTGGCTGAGTTTATTGGTCAAATAACTAAACTAGTGGGGCTCGGCGAGGATGCCGCCTTAAAACTCGCCGCCTGCCATTTCGAAATCCCTGCAGCGAAGGTCCGGAAGTTGCTCAAAAAAGGGCGGATCCTCGCCAAGCGCTCAAGCGATAATCACGAAGAATGA
- a CDS encoding zinc ribbon domain-containing protein codes for MPLYEYQCDACGNRFERIRKFSDPPLEDPCGECGGHVTKLISSPAIQFKGKGWYVTDYAKSGSTGDSKTVAATSEASADAKSDARKKDASAEGKSDTKSETKTETKAETKTETKTDAKSESAAKPKVP; via the coding sequence ATGCCTCTTTACGAATACCAGTGTGACGCGTGCGGCAATCGCTTTGAGCGGATCCGGAAGTTTTCCGATCCGCCATTAGAAGACCCCTGCGGGGAATGCGGCGGACACGTCACGAAGTTGATCTCCTCGCCGGCGATCCAGTTCAAGGGCAAGGGGTGGTACGTCACCGACTACGCGAAGTCCGGTTCCACGGGCGACTCAAAGACCGTGGCGGCCACGTCTGAGGCGAGTGCTGACGCGAAGTCCGACGCCAGGAAGAAGGACGCGTCGGCCGAGGGCAAATCCGACACAAAGTCAGAGACCAAAACCGAGACGAAGGCTGAGACCAAGACCGAAACAAAGACCGACGCCAAGTCCGAATCCGCCGCCAAACCGAAGGTCCCCTAA
- the serS gene encoding serine--tRNA ligase, translated as MLDPAFVRDNQELVAARLRSRGLDPTADLAALAGLESERRRLLPEVEGLKRDQNASGEAVARAKKAGEDPSAVFAANKVRGGRIKELESELATIEAKRDELLLTIPNLPHESVPVGASAEDNVEVRKWGTAPTMAFTPKPHWDLGVALGILDFERATRMSGARFAVLMGAGARLERALINFMIDLHTVEHGYREVEPPFLVNRQALTGTGNLPKFEQDLFKIAGEWDLFLIPTAEVPLTNLHREEILDGRLLPLKYTAYTPCFRSEAGSYGADVRGLIRQHQFDKVELVKFTTPEQSHDELEALTRNAETVLERLGLCYRRMLLCTGDMGFASAKTYDIEVWLPSQNAFREISSCSNTESFQARRSQIRFRPDGTGKAQLAHTLNGSGLAVGRTLIAILENYQQADGSVVVPEALRPYMRGLEVITPE; from the coding sequence ATGCTGGACCCCGCCTTTGTCCGAGACAATCAAGAGCTGGTAGCGGCTCGTTTGCGCAGCCGGGGTCTTGACCCCACCGCCGACCTTGCAGCGCTTGCCGGACTTGAGTCTGAGCGGCGTCGCCTGCTGCCTGAGGTGGAGGGGCTCAAGCGCGACCAGAACGCTTCGGGAGAGGCCGTGGCGCGCGCGAAGAAGGCTGGTGAGGATCCGAGTGCGGTATTTGCCGCCAACAAGGTACGCGGCGGCCGCATCAAGGAACTGGAATCCGAGTTGGCCACCATCGAGGCGAAGCGCGATGAGTTGTTGCTGACGATACCCAACCTGCCGCACGAAAGTGTGCCCGTGGGCGCATCGGCTGAAGACAACGTGGAAGTGCGCAAGTGGGGAACGGCGCCCACGATGGCGTTTACGCCCAAGCCGCACTGGGACCTCGGTGTCGCGCTGGGCATCCTGGATTTCGAGAGGGCCACCCGAATGTCGGGTGCGCGGTTTGCCGTCCTAATGGGCGCGGGAGCCAGGCTCGAGCGAGCGCTCATCAATTTCATGATCGACCTGCACACGGTCGAGCACGGGTATCGCGAGGTGGAGCCGCCGTTCCTGGTCAATCGCCAGGCACTGACCGGCACCGGAAACCTCCCGAAGTTTGAGCAGGACTTGTTCAAGATCGCGGGAGAGTGGGACTTGTTCCTGATTCCGACGGCCGAAGTGCCGCTCACGAACCTGCATCGCGAGGAGATTCTGGACGGGCGGTTGCTGCCGTTGAAGTACACGGCCTACACGCCGTGTTTCCGCAGCGAGGCCGGTTCGTATGGCGCCGACGTCCGCGGCCTGATTCGCCAGCATCAGTTCGACAAGGTCGAGCTTGTGAAGTTCACCACGCCCGAGCAGTCGCACGATGAGCTGGAGGCGCTCACGCGAAATGCCGAGACGGTGCTCGAGCGGCTCGGACTCTGCTATCGGCGGATGCTGCTCTGCACGGGAGACATGGGATTTGCTTCGGCGAAGACGTACGACATCGAAGTGTGGCTGCCGAGCCAGAACGCGTTCCGCGAGATCTCGTCGTGTTCCAACACCGAGAGCTTCCAGGCGCGGCGTTCCCAGATCCGCTTCCGGCCCGACGGCACGGGCAAGGCGCAACTGGCGCATACGCTGAATGGGTCCGGCCTCGCCGTGGGCCGGACGCTGATCGCGATTCTTGAGAACTACCAGCAGGCCGACGGCAGCGTGGTGGTGCCCGAGGCGCTGCGACCGTATATGCGCGGGCTTGAGGTCATTACGCCGGAGTGA
- a CDS encoding M24 family metallopeptidase, producing the protein MRPSLFGRAILLLTILALAGSALSAQEARRRWELQRQIRLDKFEQILPKAMRTHGIDMWIVAVKENHTDPLWEDLGRGYVTGVGYYVFTDRGTPRIERAALGPSGYMLQQSGAYDIFGPSSMLLQFVRARDPKRIGVNMSQEMGTADGLSHAMHQSLVATLGEPYASRLVSAERLVSDFRSHRVASEIVAYGEAAGLAVQLAERALSNEVITPGKTSLEEAAWWLQDRLLERGLGSSFDMPSVYVTGAEGIVATSSSYIVQPGDVIMIDWGVVLMNMATDVKRVAYVLKPGETRPPASIQAAFDKAITVRDAVKPALQPGRSATETMKAIDAALVAGGFGSIAFNRPNADSKTDVAYGFHPVGNAGHDVGPSMTTWQPFQQTFTLHRQHMFSFEYFAYSPIEEWGGKKLRVPIEDSAIVMEDGVQFLHAANYRLLVIR; encoded by the coding sequence ATGCGACCTTCCCTGTTTGGCCGGGCAATCCTCCTTCTCACGATTCTGGCTCTTGCTGGTTCAGCGCTCTCCGCTCAAGAGGCGCGCCGGCGGTGGGAACTGCAACGGCAAATCCGACTCGACAAGTTCGAACAGATCCTGCCCAAGGCGATGCGGACACATGGCATCGACATGTGGATCGTTGCCGTAAAGGAGAACCACACAGACCCCTTGTGGGAAGACCTCGGACGAGGATATGTGACGGGCGTCGGGTATTACGTCTTCACCGACCGTGGCACGCCGAGGATTGAGCGGGCGGCCCTTGGCCCGTCGGGGTACATGCTCCAGCAGTCCGGCGCCTACGACATCTTCGGCCCATCGTCGATGCTGCTGCAGTTCGTGCGCGCGCGCGACCCGAAGCGGATTGGCGTGAACATGTCGCAGGAGATGGGCACGGCCGATGGCCTGTCTCACGCGATGCATCAATCGCTGGTGGCAACGCTGGGTGAACCCTACGCCTCGCGGCTCGTCAGCGCCGAGCGACTTGTCAGCGACTTCAGGTCGCACCGAGTGGCCAGTGAAATCGTCGCGTATGGCGAGGCGGCAGGCCTGGCCGTGCAATTGGCGGAACGCGCCCTCTCCAATGAAGTGATTACGCCGGGCAAGACCTCCTTGGAAGAGGCCGCGTGGTGGCTGCAGGACCGCCTGCTCGAGCGCGGACTCGGCTCGTCATTCGACATGCCGTCGGTCTACGTCACCGGCGCTGAAGGCATCGTCGCCACATCAAGCTCGTATATCGTCCAGCCGGGTGACGTGATCATGATCGACTGGGGCGTGGTGCTGATGAACATGGCCACGGATGTGAAGCGTGTGGCTTACGTGCTCAAGCCCGGCGAGACGCGCCCGCCCGCCAGCATCCAGGCGGCGTTCGATAAAGCGATCACGGTGCGCGACGCCGTCAAACCCGCGCTCCAACCCGGACGCTCCGCCACCGAGACGATGAAAGCGATTGATGCGGCGCTTGTCGCCGGAGGGTTCGGCAGTATCGCCTTCAATCGTCCCAACGCCGACAGCAAAACAGACGTGGCCTACGGATTTCATCCCGTCGGCAATGCCGGTCATGACGTCGGCCCGTCAATGACCACGTGGCAGCCGTTTCAGCAGACGTTCACGCTGCACCGTCAGCACATGTTTTCGTTTGAGTACTTCGCCTATTCACCAATTGAGGAATGGGGCGGCAAGAAACTTCGTGTGCCCATCGAAGACAGCGCCATTGTCATGGAGGATGGCGTCCAGTTCCTCCACGCGGCCAACTATCGACTGCTTGTGATTCGGTAG
- a CDS encoding cytochrome c has translation MTCRSLRLIAILTVGAATFSACGGSSSGEPTAEPAPAPTVHVARALRDITVPRTPERVARGQYLTEGLLQCFVCHSERDWTKPGAPPIPATKGAGAVWPGKPWLVAANLTPDTETGIGRWTDDMLLRAIREGIGHDGRTLHPQMWYSSFRALPDEDAEAVVAYLRSQKPIRRSLPQTKIPEDEAKDLAVPEPLLAPVPLVTSHDVVQKGRHLALLADCAGCHTSWYTPKNPGLFGGGNRVTRGERASFSSNLTSDPSGLAHYDENIFREVMRTGQAKGRDLSPIMPWTVFKNLSDDDLNALFAYLRAVTPAKHVIDNIDAPSACAICGGVHPLGKYNQPRQRTLMTYPLRMVEGAVGNYRFDDGFRLRTVIEEGKFRLKFPDGKGCDLVTENQLTFYCEGDIDHLEFVRDRSGAVTHVLNNRTDIGIRVEGR, from the coding sequence ATGACGTGCAGATCCCTACGACTGATCGCAATCCTGACAGTTGGTGCTGCCACGTTCAGCGCCTGCGGTGGTTCGTCGTCAGGTGAACCTACGGCAGAACCGGCGCCTGCACCAACCGTGCACGTCGCCCGGGCGTTGCGCGACATCACCGTGCCGCGAACTCCGGAACGGGTGGCGCGGGGCCAATACCTGACCGAAGGCCTCCTCCAGTGTTTTGTCTGTCACTCCGAGCGAGATTGGACGAAACCTGGCGCTCCACCCATTCCCGCCACAAAGGGCGCCGGGGCGGTCTGGCCCGGCAAGCCGTGGCTGGTGGCGGCCAACCTGACGCCCGACACCGAAACCGGCATCGGCCGCTGGACCGACGACATGTTGCTGCGCGCCATTCGGGAGGGCATCGGCCACGACGGCCGCACCCTGCACCCGCAAATGTGGTACTCGTCGTTCCGCGCGCTGCCTGACGAAGACGCCGAGGCGGTTGTCGCCTATCTGCGATCGCAGAAGCCCATTCGCCGATCACTGCCACAAACAAAGATCCCGGAAGACGAGGCGAAAGATCTCGCCGTGCCCGAGCCACTGTTGGCGCCGGTGCCACTCGTGACGTCGCATGATGTGGTCCAGAAGGGCCGGCACCTCGCGCTTCTGGCCGACTGCGCCGGTTGCCACACCTCCTGGTATACCCCGAAGAACCCTGGCCTCTTCGGCGGCGGAAACCGGGTCACCCGCGGTGAGCGCGCGTCGTTCAGTTCCAACCTGACCAGTGATCCGTCAGGCCTTGCACACTACGACGAGAACATCTTCCGCGAGGTGATGCGGACCGGCCAGGCGAAGGGGCGCGACCTCAGCCCCATCATGCCGTGGACCGTGTTCAAGAATCTCAGTGACGACGACCTGAACGCACTGTTCGCGTATCTGCGTGCGGTGACGCCGGCCAAACACGTGATCGACAACATCGATGCGCCTTCCGCGTGCGCAATCTGTGGTGGCGTGCACCCTCTGGGCAAGTACAACCAGCCGCGTCAGCGGACGCTCATGACCTACCCGCTGCGCATGGTGGAAGGTGCGGTCGGCAACTACCGTTTTGACGATGGGTTCCGGCTCAGGACGGTCATTGAAGAGGGGAAGTTTCGCCTCAAGTTTCCCGATGGCAAAGGCTGTGATTTGGTCACCGAGAACCAGTTGACGTTTTACTGTGAGGGTGACATCGATCACCTGGAGTTTGTTCGCGACCGCAGCGGCGCTGTGACGCACGTGTTGAACAATCGTACCGACATCGGCATCCGCGTTGAGGGGCGCTAG
- a CDS encoding PQQ-binding-like beta-propeller repeat protein → MSKLMKVLRAVGIAAAGVGVTGAVLYQFFGLRVVVYGGGSPRLAFVTPAQAQAEVIERHRGAQAPTTPAEAVAPVAPDIAAVESPVTVATAAIPDWSDFRGPARDGHYTARPILTSWPNGTLSPVWKQPVGGGYASFVTAKVNGVDLAFTIEQRGSQEVVAAYNVATGREQWTSKWSAEFKEFMGGDGPRATPTYFDGFVYAQGAEGELRALDAVTGRTIWRTNMLTDAGATNVQWGMSASPLIVDNTVVVLPGGSRNHSVAAYDHRTGKPAWSALSDRQAYSSPMLVTIDGVRQVLVLSATRLMGLATSDGALLWEFPWVTMYDVNAGQPIVIGRNRVFVSSGYDKGAAVIEVTMAGERGAVREVWKNNRMKNQFSSSVLFEGYIYGLDESILACLDAQTGDVKWKGGRYGYGQIALASGHIIVLTEDGDMALVRATPEKHVELARFPVLDGKTWNHPAFSDGRLLVRNPQRDGDVRPAAIATPASARTRRSPRSPVPDSTRCHTNRVRVRRRQTRLQHRVWRARDSAATQDRWSPTARSHP, encoded by the coding sequence ATGTCAAAACTCATGAAGGTCCTGCGGGCCGTAGGCATAGCGGCCGCGGGGGTCGGCGTCACTGGCGCCGTTCTGTACCAGTTCTTCGGGCTTCGTGTGGTGGTCTACGGTGGAGGCTCACCACGGCTGGCATTTGTGACGCCTGCACAGGCGCAGGCAGAAGTGATTGAACGTCATCGCGGCGCTCAGGCGCCAACCACGCCGGCGGAGGCCGTGGCGCCGGTCGCGCCTGACATCGCTGCTGTCGAGTCGCCGGTCACTGTGGCAACGGCGGCGATCCCCGATTGGTCCGACTTCCGAGGCCCGGCTCGCGACGGCCACTACACCGCGCGTCCGATTCTGACGAGCTGGCCCAACGGCACCCTTTCACCGGTGTGGAAACAACCTGTCGGTGGCGGATACGCGTCGTTCGTCACCGCGAAGGTCAACGGCGTCGATCTCGCCTTCACCATCGAGCAACGCGGGAGCCAGGAAGTGGTGGCGGCATACAACGTCGCTACGGGCCGCGAGCAGTGGACGTCCAAGTGGTCCGCGGAGTTCAAGGAGTTCATGGGTGGTGACGGCCCACGCGCCACGCCCACGTACTTCGACGGGTTCGTGTACGCGCAGGGCGCTGAAGGCGAGTTGCGCGCGCTCGACGCCGTCACCGGCCGCACCATCTGGCGCACGAACATGCTCACCGACGCGGGCGCAACCAACGTGCAGTGGGGCATGTCCGCGTCGCCGCTGATCGTGGACAACACCGTGGTTGTGTTACCCGGCGGTTCCAGGAATCACAGCGTGGCTGCGTATGACCATCGCACCGGCAAGCCGGCCTGGTCTGCTTTGAGCGATCGGCAGGCGTACTCCTCGCCGATGCTTGTCACCATCGATGGTGTGCGCCAGGTCCTGGTGCTCAGCGCCACGCGCCTGATGGGACTCGCGACCAGCGACGGCGCGCTGCTCTGGGAGTTTCCGTGGGTCACGATGTACGACGTGAACGCAGGCCAGCCGATCGTGATTGGCCGGAACCGCGTGTTTGTCTCTTCGGGCTATGACAAGGGCGCGGCGGTGATTGAAGTGACGATGGCCGGCGAGCGCGGTGCCGTGCGCGAGGTCTGGAAGAACAACCGGATGAAGAACCAGTTCAGCAGCTCGGTGCTGTTCGAAGGTTACATCTACGGGCTCGACGAGAGCATCCTGGCGTGCCTCGATGCGCAGACCGGTGACGTGAAGTGGAAGGGCGGCCGTTATGGATACGGCCAGATCGCGCTGGCGAGCGGCCACATCATCGTGCTGACCGAAGACGGGGACATGGCGCTGGTGCGTGCGACCCCTGAGAAGCATGTGGAACTCGCACGATTCCCCGTGCTCGACGGCAAGACGTGGAACCACCCGGCGTTCTCTGACGGCCGACTGCTGGTGCGCAATCCTCAAAGAGATGGCGATGTTCGACCTGCGGCGATAGCTACCCCAGCCAGCGCACGAACGCGCCGATCGCCGCGTTCACCAGTCCCTGACTCGACGCGGTGCCATACCAACCGGGTTCGCGTTCGAAGGCGGCAAACGCGGCTTCAACATCGCGTTTGGCGCGCTCGAGATTCAGCGGCAACGCAGGATCGATGGTCCCCGACGGCTCGGTCGCACCCTTGA